The DNA region aaataaaacatgacaacgccacaataattaaacgaatactcgaagcagcaaaatttaatttgaatcttttttttctaatcgaatacttgagttaatcgattaatcgttgcagcactaattacaGTAATAtcttccctaccaatgttgagaccaaactaaCGCCCTTGACtgccagcattgctgcagagattgaagaggtggggtgtcagcctgttagtgctcagaccatacgccgcactctacatcaaaatggtgtgcatggctgtcaccccagtaggaagcctcttctgaagacggcccACAAGAAagatgttaggttttgtgtttgttttctcctagtgtgacttgtccctgtgattgcccattgatttcacctgatgtgccttctcctagtctatcctcctgtgctcacctgttcttgttgtctcgttaccccttgtctgcttgtgtgtatataagctcccattttctgttcacttcttgttgcgtcattgtctatgtctatgtctaCGTCAGTTTCAAGTccggtccaagccctcgtgtaccagtccctccgatttaagtaagttttgtttgaatcttgcccttttgatcctcagtgctttcagttgtactttgtgtttttgttagatatcattaaacgttttttgagttcacctgccttgccgcttttgcttccctgcaattgggtccacacaacctgcctgcctgcccgcgtccctgacagaatgacgcaaccaatTGTGGACCTAGCGGGAAAAAGCCGGCACCGGCGTGCACGCCGACGACCATCCGCCCGTTCCCCTGATTATATTCTGCCTCGCCACGTTTTTTTGGATTCTGATTTTTCGGTCTTTGAGGAGGATCATAATTTATATGATCTCCAATTCTCAGATTCTGATTCAGACCCTGATTTTGATTTCACAGCCTCTGTTTCCTCTGATCGTTTTTCTTTTTACCCCCCTACCTCTGTATCCCGTTCGGAGCTCCTTGCCAGAGACTCCTACCTGGGGTCCCGTTGGGCCATCTATCGGGGACCCCCCCGGGGTGGTCTGCAGGGTCGCCCAGGCTCATTGCGGCCCGATGGGGCTATTATGAAGCCCCTGCCACCTAAAGGCGCTCGGCAAAAGCCTCGGCGTGGTCGTCAACGCCGACGGTGTGCGGCTGAGCTGACGTCGTGGCTTCCcgaggctcccgcgccgactccccgcagtcaagttcctccagcgccgactccccgcagtcaagtgcccgcacCGGCTCCCCGcggtcaagtgcccgcgccgacgtccaagctgcccgaggtgccAGTCCCGGCGCCTCGTCGTCTACTCCCTGTCCCGGCACCTCGCCGTCTGGCCTCCGttccagtgcccgcgccgactccacgcAGTCTAGTGCCCGCGCCAACGTccaagctgcccgaggtgcccgtcccggcgcctcgtcgcctaGTCCCTGTCCCGGCGCCTCGCCGTCTGACCTTCGttccagtgcccgcgccgactccccgcagtctttTGCCCGCGCCGACCACTACTGttttctcctgcgactccgctgctgtcccgccagcagacgccgacgacgactcagttcctggtccgcccgaccccgacgacgactcagttcctggtccgcccgactccgacgacgactcagttcctggtccgcccgactccgacgacgactcagttcctggtccgcccgaccccGACGACAactcagttcctggtccgcccgactccgacgacgactcagttcctggtccgcccgactccgacgacgactcagttcctggtccgcccgactccgacgacgactcagttcctggtccgcccgactccgacgacgactcagttcctggtccgcccgactccgacgacgactcagttcctggtccgcccgactccgacgacgactcagttcctggtccgcccgactccgacgacgactgCGTGCCTGACTCTCTTCACGATGACGACGACATTGCTCCCCGCTTCCTGCCACGGCTTGGCGGCATGAACGGCAAAGTCCTACCTCGCCCAGGGCGCCCACCTGATCATCCTGTGCGGTCGCCCAACGTCTGGCGCCCCAAGCGCCCAcccgatcgacccgtgcgatcggccAACGTccggcgtcctggacgcccgcctgactagcCCTGACGGGCTAATGTTGCTCCCTCCTTCTTCTCGCCGTGTTTGGGACTTTGTTTTCgtcgggacgtctgggatccgtcccttgagggggggttactgttaggttttgtgtttgttttctcctagtgtgacttgtccctgtgattgcccattgatttcacctgatgtgccttctcctagtctatcctcctgtgctcacctgttcttgttgtctcgttaccccttgtctgcttgtgtgtatataagctcccattttctgttcacttcTTGTTGCGTcgttgtctatgtctatgtctacgtcaatttcaagtccggtccaagccctcgtgtaccagtccctccgatttaagtaagttttgtttgaatcttgcccttttgatcctcagtgctttcagttgtactttgtgtttttgttagatatcattaaacgttttttgagttcacctgccttgccgcttttgcttccctgcaattgggtccacacaacctgcctgcctgcccgcgtccctgacaaaagacatgtcaacaaagcaaatggattactggaaccatgtcctatggtctgatgatacgggcgggctttcttgtgtaccatcttcagaagaggcttcctcctggggtgacagcaatGCACAccgatttgatgtagagtgcggcgtatggtctgagcactaacaggctgcagtaatgctgacagcactcctgtaacatgtTGCAtgaaattttggagggaaaatgacaagcagtactcaatttggacatttagggaagtacgtagtttctaaggagaGTACTCTTGTTAccaggagtttagatattaatggctatattttgagttattttgaggggaaaataaatgaactctattactttatataagctgcacccagactacttttcgttgtgtcaaagtgtcattttgtcagtgttgtcccatgaaaagatattcttaaatatctgcagaaatgcgaggggtatactcacttttgtgatacactgtatgcacAACATTCAGTACCCTATTAAAATGTAGCACCATGATTATTTCTTCAGCTTTTTCTGTGCTGCTTTTTTCTTCACCAGCTGCAACCGTTTCATGGCGTGAAGCTGGGACTCTTGAGACGTTGGCGCTTTATCCCCCGGTAGAACCTTGGAACCATTTCCATTGTTTCCGTTATTTCCTCCGTTATTATTTCCGCTAGTTCCGCTACTTCCCGGACTGGCCTGGGAGCTTCCCGGTGAGGCTGCACCAGACGATGAGACAGAACCTTTTCCCTGGCTTTCACTGCTCGATGAACGGTTGAGCGGCTGCTTGCCCAGGGTCAGGGGCGGTGGTTTCAGAGATAACTGGGTAGCGCCATTTCCGTTGCCGCTCCCGGGGACCTTTGTGGCACCGAGTCCGGATTTGTTTCCAGCTAGACTGGAAAGTCCTACCGGTTTCTGCCCGGGTGGAGTAGCCATTGCCTTGTTACTCCCGCTTGATCCAGAAGAACCCAGTTTGGAATTGATGCTAAGAGACGGACTCGTCTTTGCGCCGAACGCGGCCCAGCCTGTTAGACCGCTGCCTGATGTTGAGGAGTTGCTGCTGGTGGGATTGGCAGATGTTGTTGAAGtctggaaataaaaaaaaaaaaggtcattgaTCTGAAGActacttttaaaaagtcaacTATAATAACTAAACTACCAGTGGAAACCTGATCCGGAACAGCTTTTGGTACATACCTTCACTTCTGTTCGTTTGAATGCCTGGAAGGTGCTAGTGGTATCTAGCTTGGTTTTAAATTCAGTCTTTTTCACCAAAGTGTCTTTTATTACAACCGGTGCTGACGAGGCGGAGGCTGGGGAGGGTTTCTGGGGAGGCTTTTGGGCCTAACGCAAACAAAATTGTAAAATTACAAATGACTCAAACAAGAACTGGTATCCGTGATGAGAATGATACAAAACTTGTGCACATGTCAGATTAAGATGAATGTTTCTTACCATGCGCTTCATTTGTCTGGTGCAACGTGCGCAATACCACACCAGCCGTGGGTCATTGACTTCTTTGTCTGTCACTTGGGGCTTGTGGCAGTCCTGGTGGTACAAGTTATGGCACTCCTGGCACTCTACTAACTGGTTTCCCATGGAGACAGTCATTTGTctttggtgaaaagaaaaaaaacaatacaattcaAAACATGTAAGAGCCGAACAATTCACACAACACtatgaccatagacttcactatcacttGACAGGCAACagggctcggggccgatccatagggggcctattttaaaaaaaaacctaaaatattttcaaaaccaaagccactgtgtccaaactttttgcaaagggggccagatttggtgtggtaaaaatgtggggggccgaccttggctgacgtcctttacgtagaactatatatatttaagcaaattttagcaagccaatctgtgtgtcacatttcctttattgtttttttgaattaccgtaatttcccgaatataacacacactttttccccccaaatcaacttgtaaaatcatggtgcgcattataaacgggtacatggatggagactgaaatatatatatataatatatatttatatcaaccgattttttttttattgacacggccacgttgtgttgaagaaacgtatgcggcgatccgttgccgaccattacggtatgtgacgtcaccattttgtttcggtaatatttcactctaatcggccgaatgatttcgtctgaattcttcgttaaattctgctttttttcactcttcgtaaagcacagaatttagtttcttgaattcatttgagtcaacgtttattgcagctccgcaactcggaccataacaaacgtaagcacacagacttcctgtgtccgtcaactatatctgtccctcgggaaactcaaacccaaataacaatagttcctattgttactgtcgtgtcgacagcgatgagtgctcacggatttccgacttacgttctcactttcattttaccgtatccaaCCATGGAggcaacatttattcatcatgatgaaacgagcacgttatacagcagcctttgaaagaaaagtcacatctgttttgttttctcctggattctggtaagttcaagaagtcatcagatcatattattactgaacatattgtcagtttacggtaatgttttgaactaccaatgtgctatgcttgtgctgtgtttcaccagtcagtaaaatgacatttctgtatctgtacacgagctctgttttcttgtattcttctatttattggtgctaaaattagggtgcgcgttttacacgggtacaataattttccttagattttacaagtaaatttggtgtgcgcgttatacaagggtgcgccttatattcgggaaattacggtattttaaaaaacctaaaatattttcaaaaccaaagccactaccgacctaaaaccaaaacaggcacctacctcccttaggcatatatcagTCtctatgagcagcggcatcaaaaaattcaaagtcgttccataataaaatcctgattatttttttatatcagtgtaacaaaacttaaaatggctataaaattctctgattttatgctagatgcacaaaaatcaccaaatgcagagataacctgtattttcaggatcaatagcaatatttaacataacataTAGGTTTTTGCCAGAATTAGCAActccttattttattttttagaaaatCCAACTTGGCGACCATCaccaaacaaagagctttttaagttgaaaattcttgtaaataaatgcttagatcATGCCATTTCTATAGATATAAACGTAAAACAAtctagattattggttaaaaccaaaaaacatgcagttatcgttcatttttaagtaaatatttcaagccaaagctaCAGAACTGTGTAATCCAACGTGCTGGGCGTCACGAAACAAAACTTTTAAAGCTGAAAACTCttgtatataaatgattaaattgcgcaatttctatagatatgaacgttaaACAGTCTagatccttggttaaaagcaaaaaaacgggcagttttcgttcatttcacgtaaatatttcaagcaaaagttacggtattgtgtaatccaacatggcggccgtcaccaagcaaagagctttttaagttgaaaattcttgcaaataaatgcttaaatcgcagcaTTTCTATTGATGTGAACGTaatacagtctagattcttggttaaaagcaaaaaacgggcagttatcgttcattttacgtgaatatttcaagccaaagttacggtattgtgtaatccaacatcgcGGCCCTCacgaaacagagctttttaagttgaaaattattttcagtaaatgcttaaatcacgcagtttctatagatatgaacgtaaaacagttctagattcatggttaaaacaaaaaaatgggcggttatcgttcattttatgtaaatatttcaagccaaagttacacaaattttatccattgagttttttcacgtttcaaagtgcatgcacggtgctatttaatataatattaccttgaatcctcgaccaaatcactcttgagacactcctgcctgcttgtatgcagtaaaacttcgtcctgtttccacctaaatctgtgtgtttatcacagtgaaagccaactcaacgttctgcctgggtcgaAAGCCAATGGCGAGCTGCGgtccaatgtctgtgggagctgtcttgtcaactgatggtggagtctatgctaCGACTAAGCTTTTATTATGAACCATGATAAGAACAGGCACTTACCTACAAACCACGCATGCCAGGCCCATCTCCATGGCAAAGTCATCAGCGTTTGTCTCGTCATAGTCGTTGATATTGGGTAGAAGGTCTTTACTTGTTTGCACGGTAACTGGCGAAGACCGATCCTGTTTCTCTAAACGTAGTTTTTTGGGAGGGTCGACGTCACCCAACTCAACTCTAACCTGTTGTTGATGATCATGATGGCAATGAAGAAGAGGATCCAAAGGTGGTTATTATAAATTGAAACTTCAAGCCTTCAATCTCTTTTGCTCTCGTTAAGCTTACACGTTAGCTTTTCTAAGCTGACTTTAGGTGAATTTTGGGTTAATTGCCAATCAATTGCTGGCCACAtgaagataaaaaaacaacaaagtatCTACACAGTTTGCCAATGTCTTATTTCCTATGGTCAAATTAAAGCACTTTTCACATCAATTTTCAAGCTTTTCCAGCACAGAACAGTCAAGGCAATTGGCATAACGATACACTGTAAACACCtaaatttgtattttacaaGCCTAAGTAATATGGAAATTACTTGAGtgtgaaatacataatacatcttCATGAAACACTATGCATATTCTAAaactggatttttttccccaaaccaCAAACAAAATAgagtttaataaataaataaacatacaaACATGACTTTAAAGTTCTACAATTTGAACCTAAAAGGAATAAGTTTGGAGAAATACCAAAAATACATTAGACATTGTGTTACAATTGAAATTTGTACATGTGGAACAAAAGACGATTgttttattgtgcagtcaacacATTTATATGTCATGTTTCTATGTACTGTATACTGAAAACTGTATGAAGTAGTAGCGGCTGTACATTAGCATGTATCGTACCTTCTCAGAAGATCTTCTGTCTGTGTCTTTCTTGCTCTTTTCAGAGCTGGATTTGCTGCCTAAACTGGAGGATGAAGAGCTTGAGGACTTGGAGTCTTGTTTGCTGAAGCTGAGTTTGGACACAGAACCTTTAACCTCTAGATCCTGAAAATGCACAAGACAACATACTTATTTGACTTCTACATCGTTTACAAGGCCTCGGTTCAGGGAGCAATAATGGAAAAACAGCATTTTGGTCTAAAAGGTCAACAAGGTATTTCATTTTAAAGTACAAACTCCCAcgttgcaaggctcaaccctcccccaccggttgttgctcagtgtcagtttgTCAGCTGTGTTACACGATGGctcgaggaggtgaaactcctgaactttttcccccatcgaagaaaacaaaatcgctggtattggAATACTTCggttacagaaaagttacagacggccgcggcttagaggaggagggccatccAACATGTAAcacatgtttgcagagggtgggTGCCGAGGAAGCAATACCtctaatatgattttgcatttatacaaaattaaagatgAGTAaacactagaggcgtgcgaatttccgattcttagatcattcgcgattcggctgtggaagattcgagatcgattcacaaacatccaaattccgattatttaactacaccaggtaaagcggaactaaaacacggttagggcggtcttcgggacgcaatgacgaACGGACGGAGAGTAAATATcaagttcaactcatgccgctagataaaaaaaacaataatacctgacagcCGCCGACTGCcgcttcaaacaacgcccagttgctagttgctacaaactacggcctcataatgctatggtagatatcacatatatatagaactagatgcgaaatcttaaagcagtagacttctctggaaggctctgttgtagtaaacctcattaactttttatgtaaaatactcgtaaatctgcaaaatcttgacgcgaatctatctttaaatgacgaaaaagttttaaaattttcacatgtcgaaagtagacagaagggaaattatgaaataatgggagcaattttaacaagtttggcggttgattcacaacattaaattaattgaatacagtttatagctgctgatacagaatggggacttgagtattttatttactattttcaactgttaacttggtactgaaatagtagttaattttaattctatttagaatatttcgtttttttttttttttaacatttattttaacttaacattagacttctgttccaatttgctaatatgttttgaaaaacaaaaatcctgttcaatggaataaaattttttgttatttttttaaaactccgaTACCTCAAAGTAACGCATTCTACATCttgcaattagggctgtcaaacaattttaAATCGttgaacaatttttaatcgagttaatcacagcttaaaaattaattaatcgtaataaatcgcaattcaaaccatctataaaatatgccatatttttctgtaaattattgttggaatggaaagataagacacaagacggatatatacattcaacatattgtacataagtactgtatttgtttattataacaataaatcaataagatggcattaacattattaacattctgttaaagcgatccatggatagaaagacgtgtagttcttaaaagataaatgttagtacaagttatagaaatttcatattaaaacccctcttaatgttttcgttttaataaagtttgtaaaattttcaatcaaaaaataaagtagtagctcggcattgttgatgtcaataataattatggtgctgaaacccataaaatcagtcgcacccaagcgccagcagagggcggcaaaacgcaAAAAAccccaagtaacaagtggaaatgacactttgctgtcattttaatctgtttgagcggggcatgtgcattaaatgcgtcaaatattttaacgtgattaatttaaaaaatgaacgcccgttaacgcgataattttgacagccctacttgcaatactgtgataccttGACATTTTGACTTAAAGTTATAATATCGTCAGAgtatcatactggcacatgcctaattgtcATAAAAGATggccaaaaggattcccgatatTGACATACTTTTTGTACCAAGCGATAAGACGTGTCGCTCCCTCTGGAAAGGGACTCGTCAAGCAGCGCTTTGAGCTTCTCTGCGGAATCTTTGCTCTTGGAATGCAGATAACTCAGACCCTTCAGGAAGATGGGATCTAGCTCCAGACTGACAGGTGCTGCCATGACTTCTTAtactgagaaaaaaacaccagaaattcGAACAGTTATCAACATTGCTGAGTGCACGTACTTTGcatcaactcattcactgccattgacaatgatagacatcaaatccattttttaaattaggctGACATtgaataatcatgtttcagtgtaggggtgtgacgaaatattgaaatggtgatatatcgtgatattttgtaaaggaaccaactaccaaaatcttccatcataacAGTGTCTCAATTAACTCCAAGGCTGACTTGACGGTGCTGTTCTGtatcacaaaatgaacaggaagtgacccataaaataccccaaaaatcaacaggaagtaactgaaaattaacaggtaaatgaccttaaatggcccaaaattacctcattgcctggcattggctgctactgacggccatagacgttcaatctgtttgaaatgggagggatggcagcgaatgaacgaatgttcattcgctgcctcccttcaggttcaaatggattggacgtctctactagtgataaacccattccaattcacagcagaagcttgtttttatgtttattagttgtttttagaatatcccagaatgatttcctgaccaatttatcgataatcgtttgtatcaccatatcgtcgatcatcgttatcgtgagctttgtatcgcaaaccgtatcgtatcgtgaggtacccaaatgttcccagtcctatttcagtgccattggcggcgagagacgttcaatccaattccagcctctcccagtcaaaatgtagtggacatctatcgccgtcaatggaaaCTAATTGGTTAATGATTTTAACAAGTATTAATCTTAGTTTAGGTAACAAATAATGGCATGGTGAGTTCAAAGCTCCAGCTACCAAACAATGGCTATCGTTCCTACCAATAGATAAACAGATTAGAATGTTTTCACAATTCAGTCATGATACCTGACGTCAACTCCGAGGTAGAAACGCGTTGGGTACAGCAGTGTAGCAATATAACAACGTTTAGGCAGTTCGTTCTGTATTCTTGTGGAATCTTCCTTCAACACtttgccggtggcactctcaaaCATGTCCGACACGCTCACAAGGGTGGAACGCCTGATCATGTAACATTGTGTTCggcgtaaaaaaaaacaacaactcctaAATGCAGCATATTATTTATGAATTGGTGGGGAAATgtgtattttcataaatacatttttctattaAATTTGTATTTTGGTCTTCCCGTAAATGCGCTTATTTGTAGAGCAACTTGTTTTTGCTAATGACGATAGGTGTCGCTGTGATACTAGCTTTGTTGAGGAATCAGACAAAGAAGAAACAGGCGCGCATACGCGGAAGTTTTTATTAACAACGTGGGTCCACAAGAAGCCTATTATTGGTACAATGCGTGCGTAAATTAACATGTTATTGAAAATAAGTCAGAAGTTAATATTTTAGCCAACATTATTCCAACggaagaggttttttttttcagtctcaATGAAGGACCTTAAACAGCGAGATGCCTCTCTTTTCCTGGAAGTTAGTTGCCAAGATGATTCACCAAGTCTTCCCCTGCACTCCTCCATCGTCTTATTCCTCTTGTCATACTGTGAGTGCAAATCATTCAAAGTCCACCTGGTCTCCAGCAATCCCCACAGCTCTCAGACGCTTCGCAGTCAGCTGCCAGAGTTCCTAGACGTGCGGGTCGTAGTGATGGAGAGTCTTCCCCTGCTGGTGCAAGGCTGCCGCCTGCCTGCCGTGCTTGACGAGAGCGGGAGGCTTTGCAGGGCAGGACTGGCTGTGGTTCTGAGGCACATCATCAACAAGAGCATCGAAACTGAGCCATCCAGGAACGATGTACAGGCTCTGCTGGGCTTCAAGAAAACCTGTCTCAAAGCCTGTGCTGAGGTTAGTGACACTGTTTTCTTTTGGCTTGTCCATTTCAGGCATCACAACATCTGTTGTGATACtaacgt from Corythoichthys intestinalis isolate RoL2023-P3 chromosome 8, ASM3026506v1, whole genome shotgun sequence includes:
- the ints12 gene encoding integrator complex subunit 12 yields the protein MAAPVSLELDPIFLKGLSYLHSKSKDSAEKLKALLDESLSRGSDTSYRLVQKDLEVKGSVSKLSFSKQDSKSSSSSSSSLGSKSSSEKSKKDTDRRSSEKVRVELGDVDPPKKLRLEKQDRSSPVTVQTSKDLLPNINDYDETNADDFAMEMGLACVVCRQMTVSMGNQLVECQECHNLYHQDCHKPQVTDKEVNDPRLVWYCARCTRQMKRMAQKPPQKPSPASASSAPVVIKDTLVKKTEFKTKLDTTSTFQAFKRTEVKTSTTSANPTSSNSSTSGSGLTGWAAFGAKTSPSLSINSKLGSSGSSGSNKAMATPPGQKPVGLSSLAGNKSGLGATKVPGSGNGNGATQLSLKPPPLTLGKQPLNRSSSSESQGKGSVSSSGAASPGSSQASPGSSGTSGNNNGGNNGNNGNGSKVLPGDKAPTSQESQLHAMKRLQLVKKKAAQKKLKK